The nucleotide window GCaaccaaatttaatttacaattatttcctCAAAAAATTAACGTTCAGGTAAACCACAAAGAAAGACTTGAATAACGTACCCTCAGAGTTTAGGTAAGGGCCATGGCAAGTAATCGGTCCTGcctaatttgaaaaatacagaaatacaACAGGTGGCATCGCTATGCATTTGagttcaatttaaatttctctTTGATTATGCcaatctatgtatataattttcgtTAGTAATTTGTTCGATTTGCATTTCTAACAGTATTATATGAAGGACTTGAAAAGAGTTGGACCATCTATTACTATTCTCACGAAAATCATGTCTATATTATCTGAACGAATCCGGACTGCCAACAccgccgctacaacaacaatttctttATTACCATTTTTGAACATGCCTCTACTTACAATTATTGTCAGTGTTGATAAGCCATCACGTTCTATATAAATTGTAGTTGCATAACCATTCGCTATCGCTATCTGAAAAAATAAGAGgaaaaacaatatgattttGAGTCAAAATGTAACtttctatataaattgcatttactacttgtaaaattaaaatcgcCTGACTCGTACTTAATTTAGTAcattaaaaaaagataataataaaaaatatataacatttttgtttgtaataaaacataaaatccCTATGAAAGTTTTCTTATAGCatcgaaaatttataatttataacagATAAGTGCATAGTTATAGGAATACAGACATACCTAAATGGTATGCAAGTATAATTGTtaagaagtaatattttatgtcagtagggtaatctttaaaaattttgtttttttttttgcattttctgttcccttatacctttaggattaatgtagaaacccactttaccattggaaggtttcgaaaaaggcccaaaaataataattagggGTATCCCAATCTTTCAACGCTTATGTccatttttgtatgctttttcagtacctcaaactttaaacgcgtttttctctaaacacacatttttttaaactggcggacatgattctcaaccgatttacttaatttttttttaatgttcacaaaaagCATGGCTATCATCcctacattttttataatttattgacaatgttatgcaaaatgtatgtaaaaaaacatggggaaaattaaaaaaaaaaaccgttagttacttttttatttatcaacattttttcatgattctataTAGTAGGGACGATAGACAACTTACGTACTTTTTAAGactaaattgggtttttgtgtttcagatgatccaaacatgagaaatcgtgttcgccatgaaaaaatgcatctcaatcacccagccatttctcctaCAGatgtcataaaaaaaattcagaaaaaaattgtttatacactccacaaTATTTctattctatgaaaaaaaagtagaaaaaacaggccagattactaCTACTACTGACTCCTTAAGATGCTTTACTTAAGAAGgagaaggatttttttcgaaattatttttccttatataaatacataactgCATACACTCTCGAAAATGTTGTGTCTAGATTTTTAGTCGatacaacaaaatatacatCAGATTTCAAAGCTTTACAGCGTTTTGTCGCTATTCACGTTTTCAAAAACGGTTCTTcttataacttttaatttattgcaccgatccttttgaaagttttaaattttttgaaaacatcgggtttttataacaatatacttttatattttcgattttagaTGATAAAAACTTAACTGAATAGTCCCAAAATATCATActaaaatgttattttcaatttaaacaaattaactttttcattaaaaaaaaggtataaaaatggCTTTGGTTTTACACGAATAAACCCTTCTCCTCCCTTCGCAATAATCAAATCTATTATTtgaaagtaaatataattaCCTCACCACGAAGTTCTTCTGGCGTTATATCACATGGAATATCTGAGAGTACCTCATCAGATTCCAAAATTTGTTGGAGCTTAAGTTCAGTGGCCTGAACTAACCGATCATGGTCTCTCCTTTCAGCATCCAATTTAGGAATTCGTTTTTTCTTACCCGGTTTCTTATCACCCGGCTTCAAATGACGTTGCTCACGTTGATACTGTCGCAACAAATTTATTGGCAttctttttctatttcttttgcgGCGCATATTATAATAATGCGTTACACCTATATATAATAGGAAATATTTACACTAATCTAATAtttgtcttattaaatattCCTGAAAATGTCACAAAGTTTCGGAGTATAAACAAACTAATGTAGTGATGGGTCGATAACTgtgctaataaaaaattaacgacCTATTAAATCGACTAATATCgacaaatcgatttttaaatcttaaatccCATGGATATTGTGTTATATTTTTTGCACCATTTTcacttaaaaagaaaaaaagttaattatctTATGAAAGACAGTAGTTACCAGTAAATATGCTGGTAAGGTTCAAGTTGCTTGTCATTAAAGTCAACTGAATGGAGCCCAGGAAATCTGCTGTTTCGATGGGTTCAGACCATAGGGAAAGGTGTGTTAGATGAAGGAAGTGTTTAGAGTAATGCGGGACGCATAACATATATTTCGTATGTTGgtgtcgattctggataagtagtaGTTTGGGCTGCTACATTATCCACAAAGAAGCTGGCAGGGGTCTTTAAATTATCGGGACAACTCATGTGTCTAAAGTTAGTTTCGTCTATATTCTTAGGATTGTTGTCAGTCgtcatttttgttattaagcTCCAGTCTATTTCCTTCGTCCAGCTCGTGAATGTGGTCGCTGTGGGTTTAGTGTAAAAGTTGTTGAGAAGAAGCTATAAAGAGAACCTAAAGTTTCGAAATAAAGAACCTAAGCAGTAAAAGAGGGAATCACCACTCACTGTTTactcttattatatttttgaaaaaaaatttattttttttcatattttgtatgtatatattttcgagAATATTGTCTGTAAATTTCAAAGTAATCCGGAATAATGAGCTCGTCTCCGAGCGTTTTAAAATAGGCGGAACCGTAACCCGGAGTAGCCATAACTTTAAAATGGCCTGACCGATTGACTTGAAAATGTCACAGGATCTTCTACTACTAGATACTGATTGAAGGAATAAAGTttctgataaaaaattcgatttttttaatcactttaaagtgtaaattttcgtgcaaaaaaaaaagatttttttattgggaagccgccattttgtctAAAATCAAATTGTTGACTAttcttcgatcattacctgtatTTATCTATCCTAAAAGTAAtccttttggttttttatttcagataattTAGATCAGAGATATCTTTCTCACCGCCAAAAACCTTTTTGTGGAGGACTATCAGGAGATATTCTACAGAAACGACAGAacccaatatttttattaataaaatttgaattcttaaaatacgttatatttttcatataatttaaacCTCTccagaaaaaattagaaaaaacacAAACTCGAACTTACAAGTGAATATAACGCCCTAACAGAGAATTTTATCCTCTTTAGCTTTTGGGAAGTCCAACGCGACTATGATCGTCCTCTCAAAGGGTGGTTTTTAATTTAGGCTTGAAGTTAAAGCTTGCTTTTGCTGTTTTAACGGTAGAAAACATTCCTTAACGAATTTCGAGGAATTGTACCGAGTCCATTCtagttacttagacccgactgtcgtctGAACGTAAAGTAGAAGTTCTGTTGTGGTACTGTACCCTTTACGGAAATCATGTTAACGGTTTACGAGACTCAGGTGGGTGAAGATCGGGAGTAACAAGCCCTCAAGTGTCTTTACTACAGGGGCAAAGAGAGTTATGGGATGATAAGACTTCCCTAGGTTAGCAGATTTCTTAGATTTAAGTTTGGGGAATActtttccgactttccacatATTGCGTATATTCTATTACTATATTATGAATGGGTACAATTCGACCATTACCAAGCCCACAAAATTGTGATTTTTAGAAGAAAGAAATCCTcaatttttaactgtttttcaCTTTCTTCGTCTTCGCTTAACTCCAACAATTACaagtatttacaaataattttaaatgcctgattttacttttatattgtaCTCAACAATCACGTTTGCTTCTTTTTACCTCATTGACTACCTTATttggtacaaaataaaaacattacaaTTTCTTCTTGACAATAGATAAATcctattataattttcattaaagatAGTAGTAATCGCCAAATTGCgctctttattttatatacgtacatacatatattgaaatgaGCAATTGCGGTAAATACGTAGATCGCAATCCGAGTTTGCGGGCAGCAGGGAAATGTTTTGTCTCGAAAGAGAAGACGGAAGACGCGCTGAAAATTTTCTCCACGGAAGAGGCAGCGGAAAATATATTGCTCACCAAATGCCGCCTcaataacaaaaatgtaaacaacGATGTTTTGCCCTTCCAGCGATATATACCAGAGGAAAACATAAAGGAATTACTTAGTCCTGAATTGAAAAAGAGTAGATTTGTTGTATTCCGCGAAAAATTTGccgaaaatatgtatttcaagAAACCTGAACTCGGTAAAGTCTTTCCATTGGACTCGAAACCACAAAATATTACCAACGATAATACCACCTTTGGGGACTCTACAATACGATCCGAATCATTATATGATCTCATATTACCACGAAAGTCTCCAGATGAAGTGAACCGCGAATATGTTCGCTGGCATGAAAAGTATATTATCAGCCATGGTCATTACTTACCTTCAGAACAATTAAGTCGCCAGTAAGAAgcattatattatattcattCAAGTATTtgaaactcaaaaataaaatttaaattcttagtTACAAAAAACCGTTCGACAAGAATAACCACTTCGGTATAGTTTACGATGTGGACTTCAATGGAAAATATGTTAAGAGAGCAATTCAACAATGTGATAATCTTATCGTTATCAGTAAGGCGCAAAAGCAATTTCTTGAAAGGACTTTGGGCCGTTTGGGACGCAGTATTTATAGGtaaaggaaataatattttaaattgtaattacaCCCTTGGCCGAAATTTTGAGCTCTAGACTGGAATATTAAGTATGTTTATAAACTATTCACTTAataatactatactatatacttttagtttttaaatgagagtactttcaaaaactttttcgtaTCTCGGCCCGAAGAGCtattacctacatacatacataagtacctaCTACAGCATAAAAGGTTAAGAACTGTTGAGCCAGTTATAGCTTAATGTAGTAACACCTAAAAGGAAACCatataaagtacatacatatttactatatataaatattttagattcAGTATCTAAAATACAACTTTTTCTCACCAAGTGGCTGCTCATTTGGCGGACCTACCGATATCGTACCACATGTCTTCTATTGAACtcaccgatcaaaatcaagtctttgtatggcaaacttttttttggCGATATATTATAACGAAATATAACATTATCCAAGGCATCGCTAATCTCGGAATCCATTTTTTAGATTTGACAAGAATACAATCTAACCAATCCAAcccaagtccttgtatggaaaacttttttatttgacaagatatctttattaTCCGCGACCAtagtacaatctccgaacaaattgttcagatcacaTCCGTATAGTATTTAGCTTCCACACAAACTGATCGCTGTAAAAAATTcgcctgtgaagggtattataactgccgatactaatgcttcttcttatttttcttttattattagaGAAAATCGTTATATAACACCCGAAATGTCTTTCGGTGCACCCTCTGGCGCAGATGAATGTAATGTGAAAGCACTTATGGAAATACAAGATCAGTGTGAAGGAACGAGTCCGCTTATAACTGCTCTGGGACATTTAAATAAAGTGCGACAGAAGCTATTCGAACGCCACAACTTTCATATGCAAGATTTAAAATTGGCTTTGGAGAATCGTGACATTAAAAAAACAGGACTGTTAACCATGAAGGAATTATTTGAGATATTAAGGCGAGAGGGTGTTTATTGTAATTCGGAAAAGATAACTACAGCGCTACGTCATTTCAAATTGATTGAAAACGAGGGTCTACCAACAGAAGGTGTCAAATATGAAGAGCTATGGAAGCTCATACATGTACAATACCCAATACCAAAAACCGGTAATATATCGAAAATGCCGCCgaatatttataacaaagaTACCACCTACCGATTACTCTGTCAAGATCGAAACAAACCACCCGTTGAAGCCATACCATCGAAGCCCTTCGATCCAGAGAATGCAGAAGAGCCGACAACTGTCAAGGATGTTATATCTCCTGATATTCCAATGCATTTCGGGCTTG belongs to Bactrocera dorsalis isolate Fly_Bdor chromosome 1, ASM2337382v1, whole genome shotgun sequence and includes:
- the LOC105222059 gene encoding EF-hand domain-containing family member B, whose translation is MSNCGKYVDRNPSLRAAGKCFVSKEKTEDALKIFSTEEAAENILLTKCRLNNKNVNNDVLPFQRYIPEENIKELLSPELKKSRFVVFREKFAENMYFKKPELGKVFPLDSKPQNITNDNTTFGDSTIRSESLYDLILPRKSPDEVNREYVRWHEKYIISHGHYLPSEQLSRHYKKPFDKNNHFGIVYDVDFNGKYVKRAIQQCDNLIVISKAQKQFLERTLGRLGRSIYRENRYITPEMSFGAPSGADECNVKALMEIQDQCEGTSPLITALGHLNKVRQKLFERHNFHMQDLKLALENRDIKKTGLLTMKELFEILRREGVYCNSEKITTALRHFKLIENEGLPTEGVKYEELWKLIHVQYPIPKTGNISKMPPNIYNKDTTYRLLCQDRNKPPVEAIPSKPFDPENAEEPTTVKDVISPDIPMHFGLAPSDFAKLRPKEELRRIFKRLLVAEKFDIMWETAQNKLKRSNELISVDELRLAMNSHKD